ACAAATTTTACTAATCTATTGTTTGAAATTTCCTAATATTTGGTGCAATAATGGTTGATAGCCTTATTCATTATCGTTGGGGTTAGAATTTATTTGGTGCAATAGTAGTTGATAGCCTTGTTTCCAATGAGAATGTATTAAATCTTGTAGTTTAGTAGTGATACATTATGTTGATTAGGAATGTAATTGGAATGCTATGATAAGAAATGTGTAAGAGAGTGATGATATAATTGATGAATTAGTTACCCCTATAGACCTTCTATGGACCTTATGCTTTTGTAGTTTTTGCACATTATTATGGTTTCTTCTTCCCCAAtgtcaaaaaataaacatgtacCTGAATCTTGGATTTTACACTTGTATTGGAAAGGAGCATAGATCTTCCAAGGTGGAGGGACATAGTCTATAATGGAGTCCAGTTTCAATCATGAGGATTAATGGCTGAGTTGTAACTGAAGACCCCGAGTTCCATAATGAACGCCAATTTGCTATGGTAAAAAGTTGAAAGCcttaataacaaaacaaaagatataACAAACTCTTCTGACTCAAAGTAAATAACCCTAAACCAAAATACTACATTGCCTTGACCATAAGAGttcacattttattaaaaaaagaagttacaaataatttattctcCGTgatattaaagaatattttaagtacaaaagataacaaaaatataaatattacaaaaataataaccaCATATCAAATCTTTttacaacaatattttttaataaaatttaattagtttttgaaCATTTACCtaaggttatatatatatatatatatatatatatatatatatttcatgtttATATATTCATATGTTTATACCAAATACAACTTACacgtatatattttattatattaaattcaattttaagttAGGCCTATTCTagtaatgtaaaaaataaatgacttTTTGAAGTTATTTGGTAGAAATTCCCCTggaaaaatattagaatatgtcttttaagaaattaaattttctcaCCTGCTTCTTCTTCACTCTCACGCGCTCCCTTTCTCTCACATCAACCAAACCCTCTGATTCTCCCCAATTCTGATTCCAATTCCCCGGCGATGTCAAGCGCGGCGGCAGGAGGCGACGTGGAGGCGGGGTTCGCAAAGCTCCAGGGCGAGGACTTCGAGTACTACATGCAGACTTACTCCATCGTCCTCGGCCGCAATTCCAAGAAATCCACCGTCGACGTCGACCTGTCCAGCCTCGGCGGCGGCATGAACATCTCCCGCCACCACGCCCGCATCTTCTACGACTTCGCGCGTCGCCGCTTCGCTCTCGAGGTCCTCGGCAAGAACGGCTGTCTCGTCGAGGGCGTCCTCCACCTCCCGGGCAACCCCCCGGTCAAGCTCGATTCCCAAGATCTGCTCCAAATCGGTGATAAAGAGTTTTACTTTCTCTTGCCTGTTCGTAGCATTTTGGGGGGGCCCGTGGGCCCGCGCCATTACCCTAACCACCCTGCACCTCCCGGGCCCGTCGTGCCGCACTATAACTACCATTTGAGTTCGGGCCCGGGCCCGGGCCCGGTGAAGAAAGCGCCTCGGAGGGAGTATTACGAGGAGGAGTTCGACGACGAGGATGATGTGGGTGCGAGGAAGATGCGGAGAGAGGGGTATGATGGATATGGCTACGCTGGCGGCAAGTCTTCTCTTTCGGCACCAATGGGTTAGTGCTTCTTGAATTATGATTGCGATTATTGATTATTGAGTTGTTGCATGTAGGGCTAATTGGAATTCCAATTGCTCAcctagtttttgtttttcttgttcaCGGGgcatttaatgttttaatcttCGGGGAAGGGCATCATGTCTGCTTTTGAGCTAATTCTTTGGCTTCAGTCCATGAAATTTAGTTAGGGGTGAAGTTGTAGTCTTACATTTTCAACTTGCAGTTATAAGGTGTAGTCTGTTAAATTCTTAATATTTGGAATCTTGGGTGGTATGCTGGAGGGAGGATAGTGTGAGATGTATCGTTGTTATGGTGTTTGAAATTGTGTTTAATTAGGGTCGTTGGTTTTGCAAGGTTAGATTGTTATCTCTTGTAATGGTCACTTGCCATTATATTTGGTTGTGCCTGTGGTTGGTGTTATTTGCAGTGACTAAAAAGAATGTGGCCTAGATTTATTTAGATAATTTGCTATTTTCCAGAACATCAATCCCCCAGGGAGATGAGTGGCAATGAGGAATAACTGTGGTCTTACAATTAAGTTGGTGGGTGCTAAAGAGAGCATGCTGGTCATGGGAGTCTTCAGAACTTCAATTTCTAGGATATTGCAAACTGTAATCATTATCCTTTCTAACATTTAAGTGTGCAAGGATTTGTCTTCAAGGAACTTTCTAGTTTCCATGTTTGTATTGTAATAGGACCTCGGTCttcacattttataaattaataccAATCCCAAATCCTGAATTTCCTGCAATGTTCACTGATCAAACACTTTTTGGTTTTCTTAATTGTATCACCAACTGGATTAACAAAGGTAATATGTTATTGGTTCAAATCATGAATGACACTGCTAAAAGATTATTCATGAACAATGTTGAAACCACACAATCTTTCACTTGATAGTAATTCTTCTAAGATGCGTGGACTACCCACCAATTCATACAGTCTCAAACATAAAAATTAGCACATACTTATGGTGTAGACTCAGAATTTTACATCATATTCAGTGTTCTAGCTTTGTGCTATGATGATAACATATCTTCACCCCTTCTATTTGAAGCCATGATTGAGCTTCACTGTTATGATGACTTTTAACAAGGGTTGATGCCTAGGGTTTTTCAATATTCTATGCTCTACATTGTGGATGCTAGTGATTAGacaataatacaataatataacTTTTGATAGCCTAATTGCTGGAAGAGTCTTAAATATTGCTATAGAAGAGAAGTTTAATGTAGCGACCATAGTAGTCCAAATAGCAGGTGGGATTGTAGCTAAAGTTGTTTTGATAGTGGCAGCGCGTGTTGATTCTGAAAAAGCTCAGTAAACTGAGAggttagatttttctttttctgaaagTGGAATCTGCAGCTGTAATAGTAGTGAAAATAGTACAGATTACTTTGACTCAGAAGATAATGATTTCTATCTAGGAAATTTGTTTATgacttttgtttgtttttcacttGTGTATGTCTTGTTTAAGGCACCTATGAATTTTTATTGTTGgatacaaatttaacaaatgttgAGTAATTTATGTCATTTTTGAGAATCTATATTTATGTA
This region of Vigna unguiculata cultivar IT97K-499-35 chromosome 5, ASM411807v1, whole genome shotgun sequence genomic DNA includes:
- the LOC114185214 gene encoding FHA domain-containing protein FHA2, translated to MSSAAAGGDVEAGFAKLQGEDFEYYMQTYSIVLGRNSKKSTVDVDLSSLGGGMNISRHHARIFYDFARRRFALEVLGKNGCLVEGVLHLPGNPPVKLDSQDLLQIGDKEFYFLLPVRSILGGPVGPRHYPNHPAPPGPVVPHYNYHLSSGPGPGPVKKAPRREYYEEEFDDEDDVGARKMRREGYDGYGYAGGKSSLSAPMDKKSEGRSRVDRDADNLQLQQLEEKDVVSSVATVLSDLCGPGEWMPMEKLHAELLEQYSSVWHHSRVRRYLTSEDWPGPESKGKPWYGLLMLLRKYPEHFVINTRSKGRVTLEFVSLVSLLS